A genomic window from Flavobacterium hankyongi includes:
- a CDS encoding outer membrane beta-barrel family protein, which yields MKFFKVLFFIPFFLLISTLSLAQQRNEGNKITFSGKIIEKTSSLPLEYATVTIINPTTAKPVSGAVTDNKGEFKIQVNPGTYNIKYEYISFKTLETKGKNLTTNTNVGTIALEDEAKQLDAVEIRVEKTAVDIKLDKKVYTVGKDIIVRGGTVSDVLDNVPSVSVDAEGTVSLRGNESVRILIDGKPSNMGNISDALKLIPAEAIDKVEIVTNPSARYDAEGGGGILNIILKKGKNQGINGTFVASIGDPRNTGLSANLNFKQEHSNFFTTIGYNNRSNPGNIKIDQQNFDENGALKSILNERRKNDRFGEGLNANFGIELFLDKSTSWTNSLNMRTNKGGNIENVLYYNYDALGQYLNTRQRYNDLKSTSENVDYSSNFIKKFKKDGHKLTADISISQNKDNDNSSIEGVILDNNKFVSSERTRKNDKQQRNLFQVDYVLPIGKKSQFEAGFRGNYVKTTTDYQVQERLTENSSFTNIDEFTNILQYNENVTAVYTQFGSKINKFSYLAGLRFEDSKIEINQLTSDIFKTKKYNNLFPSLFLTYEISDNSSISLNYSKRISRPRDRFINPFASYTSNVNLFQGNPDINPAYTDAYDFGYLKKWEKLTLNTSLYYNHTTDSFEQVRKERGDFVFTPVGGADVIVNGEIVTVVDGEDIKTPVIVNTFFNLGKNDRYGFEFTLNYNFKKWWKLNGNFNFFNSQNTGSYTYTNSKNEVITQSFNRNATTWFTRITSKVTLPYKIEWQTNGTYNAAQKTAQGSNKGIAAMNLAFSKDVLKDMGTISFNVNDVFNSRKRIQDMQLPNVNSHSEMQWRRRAFTLSFTYRFNKQKTEREQKPKQNGNGNNDDEFMG from the coding sequence ATGAAGTTTTTTAAAGTATTATTTTTTATTCCATTTTTCCTTTTAATTTCAACTTTATCGCTTGCACAGCAAAGAAATGAAGGAAATAAAATCACCTTTTCAGGAAAAATTATTGAAAAAACAAGTTCTCTTCCTTTAGAGTATGCAACGGTTACCATTATCAATCCTACAACAGCTAAACCTGTATCTGGTGCCGTAACTGATAACAAAGGTGAATTTAAAATCCAAGTTAACCCAGGAACTTACAATATTAAATACGAATACATTTCCTTTAAGACTTTAGAAACAAAAGGAAAAAATTTAACTACAAACACAAACGTTGGTACAATTGCTCTTGAAGACGAAGCAAAACAATTAGATGCTGTCGAAATTCGTGTCGAAAAAACAGCTGTTGACATTAAACTTGACAAAAAAGTTTATACCGTTGGAAAAGATATTATTGTACGAGGAGGAACTGTCAGTGATGTTCTAGACAATGTACCATCTGTATCGGTTGATGCTGAAGGAACTGTTTCATTAAGAGGTAATGAAAGTGTTAGAATATTGATTGATGGAAAACCATCTAACATGGGTAATATCAGTGATGCATTAAAACTAATTCCTGCTGAAGCAATTGACAAAGTAGAAATTGTAACCAATCCTTCTGCTCGTTATGATGCTGAAGGTGGAGGCGGTATCTTAAATATAATCCTTAAAAAAGGGAAAAACCAAGGCATAAATGGAACATTTGTTGCTTCTATTGGAGATCCAAGAAACACAGGACTTTCTGCAAACTTAAACTTTAAGCAAGAACACTCAAACTTTTTTACTACAATTGGTTACAACAATAGAAGTAATCCAGGAAACATAAAAATCGATCAGCAAAATTTCGATGAGAACGGAGCTTTAAAATCTATTTTAAACGAAAGAAGAAAAAATGATCGTTTTGGAGAAGGGTTAAATGCTAATTTTGGAATTGAATTATTCTTAGACAAATCTACTTCATGGACAAACTCATTAAACATGAGAACCAATAAAGGTGGTAATATTGAGAATGTACTGTATTATAATTACGATGCTTTGGGACAGTATTTAAATACAAGACAACGTTATAACGATTTAAAATCGACAAGTGAAAACGTTGATTATTCATCAAATTTTATCAAAAAATTTAAAAAAGACGGACACAAGCTAACAGCTGATATTTCTATTTCTCAAAATAAAGACAATGATAATTCATCTATTGAAGGTGTAATTTTAGATAACAACAAATTTGTTTCTTCTGAAAGAACTCGTAAAAATGACAAGCAACAAAGAAATTTATTTCAAGTTGATTATGTTTTACCTATTGGAAAAAAATCTCAATTTGAAGCAGGTTTTAGAGGTAATTACGTGAAAACAACTACTGATTACCAAGTTCAAGAAAGACTAACAGAAAATAGCTCTTTTACAAACATTGATGAATTCACAAATATTTTACAGTATAATGAAAATGTAACGGCAGTTTACACTCAGTTTGGATCGAAAATCAATAAATTCTCATACCTAGCTGGATTACGTTTTGAAGATTCTAAAATTGAAATCAATCAGTTAACCTCTGATATTTTTAAAACAAAAAAATACAACAACCTATTTCCAAGTTTATTTTTAACATATGAGATAAGCGATAACAGTAGCATTTCATTAAATTATAGTAAAAGAATATCAAGACCAAGAGATCGTTTCATTAATCCATTTGCTTCTTATACAAGTAACGTAAACTTATTTCAAGGAAATCCTGATATCAATCCAGCATATACGGATGCTTATGACTTTGGATACTTAAAAAAATGGGAAAAGCTAACTTTAAACACTTCATTGTACTATAATCATACCACAGATTCATTTGAGCAAGTTCGAAAAGAACGAGGCGATTTTGTTTTCACTCCAGTGGGTGGCGCCGATGTAATTGTTAATGGTGAAATCGTTACTGTTGTTGATGGGGAAGACATCAAAACTCCTGTAATTGTAAATACTTTTTTCAATTTAGGTAAAAACGATCGTTATGGATTTGAGTTTACTTTAAACTATAACTTTAAGAAATGGTGGAAATTAAATGGAAACTTCAATTTCTTTAACAGTCAAAATACTGGAAGCTATACTTATACAAATAGTAAAAATGAAGTAATTACTCAAAGCTTTAACAGAAATGCTACTACTTGGTTTACTAGAATCACTTCAAAAGTAACTTTACCATATAAAATAGAATGGCAAACGAATGGAACTTATAATGCTGCACAAAAAACAGCTCAAGGTTCAAATAAAGGAATTGCTGCAATGAATCTAGCATTTAGTAAAGATGTTCTAAAAGATATGGGAACTATATCTTTTAATGTTAATGATGTATTCAATTCACGTAAAAGAATTCAAGACATGCAACTTCCTAATGTAAACTCACACAGTGAAATGCAATGGAGAAGAAGAGCTTTTACGCTTTCGTTTACTTATCGTTTTAACAAACAAAAAACAGAAAGGGAACAAAAACCCAAACAAAACGGTAACGGAAATAACGATGACGAGTTCATGGGATAA
- a CDS encoding CPBP family intramembrane glutamic endopeptidase — translation MFLLQAFLPGNRFLKYILGSFLLVIASIIGQLPLLGAVVYKLISDGKSFYNMDEAQLMNVLDKNTTLFLMLLSFVTVFFSVPLVVKWLHNQKFKNVITSRPKVDWSRILFSFTLWAVFQIIVTIISYYASPEDFKLNFQLEPFLILFAIAVVMIPLQTSAEELMFRGYLMQGFGVLAKNKWVPLVVTSVSFGLLHFANPEVDKLGSIVMIYYIGTGLFLGVLTLLDEGVELSLGFHAANNLVTALLVTSEWSALQTDSIFIDVSDPSAGFETILPVFIVYPILLFVFSKKYNWNNWKEKLTGKLTGKLTQE, via the coding sequence ATGTTTTTATTACAAGCCTTTTTACCAGGAAATCGTTTTTTGAAATATATTTTAGGTTCTTTTTTATTGGTGATTGCTTCAATTATTGGGCAATTACCATTATTAGGGGCGGTAGTTTATAAATTAATTTCAGATGGGAAGAGCTTTTACAATATGGATGAAGCTCAACTGATGAATGTTTTAGACAAAAACACAACACTTTTCTTGATGTTGTTGTCATTTGTGACTGTTTTTTTTTCGGTGCCATTAGTTGTAAAATGGTTGCATAATCAGAAATTTAAAAATGTAATTACATCAAGACCAAAAGTTGATTGGAGCAGAATATTGTTTTCTTTTACATTATGGGCTGTTTTTCAAATAATTGTAACAATAATTAGTTATTATGCCTCTCCCGAAGATTTTAAATTGAATTTTCAATTGGAACCTTTTCTAATTTTATTTGCAATTGCTGTTGTTATGATTCCATTACAAACGAGTGCTGAAGAATTGATGTTTAGAGGTTATCTAATGCAAGGATTTGGAGTATTGGCTAAAAACAAGTGGGTTCCACTAGTAGTTACTTCTGTATCCTTTGGATTGTTGCATTTTGCTAACCCAGAAGTTGATAAGTTAGGCAGTATCGTAATGATCTATTATATAGGTACTGGTTTATTTTTGGGTGTTTTGACACTTTTAGACGAAGGTGTGGAATTGTCCTTAGGTTTTCATGCTGCAAACAATTTGGTTACTGCTTTGTTAGTAACTTCTGAATGGTCTGCTTTACAAACAGATTCTATTTTTATTGATGTTTCTGATCCAAGTGCAGGATTTGAAACGATTTTACCTGTTTTTATTGTTTATCCTATTTTATTGTTTGTGTTTAGTAAAAAGTACAATTGGAATAATTGGAAAGAAAAACTTACTGGTAAACTTACTGGTAAACTTACTCAAGAATAA
- the arsC gene encoding arsenate reductase (glutaredoxin) (This arsenate reductase requires both glutathione and glutaredoxin to convert arsenate to arsenite, after which the efflux transporter formed by ArsA and ArsB can extrude the arsenite from the cell, providing resistance.), producing the protein MITIYHNNRCSKSREGVCFLEDAKTEFEIVNYLEKSPKKREIKSLLKKLKFKPIELVRQKEAIWIENYKDKNLCDDEIIEAMIKFPILIERPIIVNGNKAIIARPTEKILEIL; encoded by the coding sequence ATGATTACAATTTACCACAATAACCGTTGTTCGAAATCAAGAGAAGGAGTATGTTTTTTAGAGGATGCAAAGACTGAATTTGAAATTGTAAACTATTTAGAAAAATCTCCAAAAAAAAGAGAAATCAAATCGTTACTTAAAAAACTGAAATTCAAACCTATTGAGTTAGTAAGACAAAAAGAAGCTATTTGGATTGAGAACTATAAAGATAAAAATTTATGTGATGATGAAATAATTGAAGCTATGATTAAATTTCCAATACTTATAGAAAGACCAATTATAGTTAATGGAAATAAAGCAATTATTGCCAGACCTACAGAAAAAATTCTTGAAATATTATAG